One genomic segment of uncultured Desulfobacter sp. includes these proteins:
- a CDS encoding ABC transporter ATP-binding protein, whose product MRFECRGLTFTYPEADNPVLKNLNFSMDAPGFNAVFGPSGVGKTSFARILAGGNSGPGGDALIYEGISTILYSYNQERLPGWANTGSHLEKVCPPKNSDLKKELVKIFKVDALLKSRFSQLSMGQQNRMNLIRYLIQNFDLLILDESLANVDEALRETIILAIKEIFPAKLFLYISHNLMEVARFCKDILVLSRPGKKKGAVVVQGQNYETGYTADPQAIDRSMLEIMNAV is encoded by the coding sequence ATGCGGTTTGAATGCAGAGGCCTGACCTTCACCTACCCGGAGGCGGACAACCCGGTTCTGAAAAATCTTAATTTTTCCATGGACGCACCTGGATTTAATGCTGTTTTTGGACCATCAGGCGTGGGAAAAACCTCTTTTGCGAGAATTCTTGCCGGCGGCAACAGTGGTCCCGGGGGCGATGCGTTGATTTATGAAGGCATTTCCACCATTTTGTATTCTTACAACCAGGAGCGCCTGCCGGGATGGGCTAACACCGGCAGCCATCTTGAAAAGGTATGCCCCCCAAAAAATTCAGATCTAAAAAAAGAACTTGTCAAAATTTTCAAAGTGGATGCCCTTTTGAAATCACGATTCTCCCAGTTGTCCATGGGCCAGCAGAACCGGATGAACCTTATCCGCTACCTTATCCAGAATTTTGATTTACTGATTTTGGACGAAAGTCTTGCCAATGTGGATGAAGCCTTGCGGGAAACCATTATCCTGGCCATAAAGGAGATATTTCCGGCCAAGCTGTTTCTTTATATCTCCCACAATCTTATGGAAGTGGCACGATTCTGCAAAGACATCCTGGTGTTAAGCCGGCCCGGTAAAAAAAAAGGGGCCGTCGTGGTGCAGGGCCAAAATTATGAAACAGGATATACGGCCGACCCCCAGGCCATTGACCGGTCCATGCTGGAGATCATGAATGCTGTTTAG
- a CDS encoding PTS sugar transporter subunit IIA, whose protein sequence is MNFLVFAAGFCIIALAARQIGDTFKQAGFPLISGFLFTGIIAGPHVLHLIPSQAISTLTFVDQVSLGLIAFAAGGELYLKELKSRLTAIGWITSGLVISTFTMISLAFFALAGHIPFMAAMPVSGRVGVALIAGAILVARSPSSAIAIINELRAKGRFTKTVMGVTVIMDVVVIVLFATAITTADALFTGLAWNTGVVFFLILEIALSMSLGIPVAAILFFILRLPASFVLKSALVLLTGYLVFIGSLILRAYTHHTMNIEILIEPLLVCMVAGFVTANSRRYRKEFLDLLHRAGPGVYIAFFTLTGASIRLDTLTDTWPIALILFGVRVLAIFTGSFLGGCLAGIGAQSSRTYWMAFITQAGLGLGLAKEVGIEFPQWGPSFSTLIISVIILNEIVGPPLFKLAIKRMKEDHSPAKPSALTAPQNVVIFGTDSQSTALAHTLFSHGWRVKLAQPRGGSTLAGLENSPQIPVQVVDGFDRKSLEKIQCQTATAIVTLLSDRENLNICETAFEHFATQTLVARLNDRSNLSAFEDLNVLVVDPSTAIIGLLDNFVRTPGAASLLMGFQRDRDVTDVTVRNPDLEGLSLRDLRLPFDSVIMAVRRRGTLYVPHGFTRLESGDRVTVMGTTAALKEIALRFDRHEGQAALNLMEKAVPEQLKQDGKKPYLIENGQKDRFDLLVQKAVVADLKQEMDQNTFFEQAAKQLSKQVNLSASTLFEMLTQRENEMTTVLAPGLAIPHIIIEGENQFGMLIVRNKKGIIFSPQAPRVHAAFVLVGTRDERNFHLEALSAIAKIVMDPRFDDKWLRARSVKALKELLLNADRDRRPPES, encoded by the coding sequence ATGAATTTTCTCGTATTTGCCGCAGGATTTTGTATCATTGCCCTGGCTGCCAGGCAGATCGGCGACACATTTAAACAGGCCGGCTTCCCCCTGATCAGCGGTTTTTTATTCACCGGCATCATTGCCGGCCCACATGTTCTGCACCTGATACCCAGCCAGGCCATATCAACCCTGACTTTTGTGGATCAGGTGTCGCTGGGGCTGATTGCTTTTGCCGCAGGCGGTGAACTCTATCTGAAAGAACTCAAGTCAAGGCTGACTGCCATTGGATGGATCACATCGGGACTTGTGATCTCAACCTTTACAATGATTTCACTGGCATTTTTTGCCCTTGCCGGCCATATCCCTTTCATGGCGGCCATGCCGGTTTCAGGAAGAGTTGGCGTGGCACTCATTGCCGGAGCCATTCTTGTGGCAAGGAGCCCATCCTCGGCCATTGCCATTATCAATGAACTCAGGGCTAAGGGCCGATTTACAAAAACGGTCATGGGGGTGACGGTCATCATGGACGTGGTGGTCATTGTGCTGTTTGCCACAGCCATCACCACGGCAGACGCCCTCTTTACCGGATTGGCCTGGAATACCGGAGTTGTCTTTTTTCTGATTCTGGAGATCGCATTGTCCATGTCCCTTGGTATTCCGGTCGCCGCAATTTTATTTTTTATCCTCCGGCTTCCCGCCTCCTTTGTTTTAAAATCCGCCCTGGTCCTTTTAACCGGATACCTTGTTTTTATCGGTTCCCTGATCCTTCGGGCTTACACCCACCATACGATGAATATTGAAATCCTGATTGAACCCCTTCTGGTCTGCATGGTGGCTGGTTTTGTGACAGCCAATTCAAGGCGGTACAGGAAAGAATTTCTTGATCTCCTCCACCGTGCCGGCCCGGGGGTTTACATTGCCTTTTTCACCCTGACCGGAGCCTCCATCCGTCTTGATACCCTGACCGATACCTGGCCCATTGCCCTTATCCTGTTCGGTGTTCGCGTCTTGGCCATATTTACAGGCTCTTTTTTAGGGGGGTGTCTGGCCGGAATCGGTGCCCAAAGCAGCCGGACCTACTGGATGGCCTTTATCACCCAGGCCGGACTCGGGCTTGGGCTTGCCAAAGAAGTGGGAATAGAATTCCCCCAGTGGGGCCCTTCTTTTTCCACGCTTATAATATCCGTTATTATCCTTAACGAAATCGTCGGCCCCCCGTTGTTTAAACTGGCCATCAAGCGGATGAAAGAAGATCACTCCCCGGCCAAGCCCAGTGCCTTGACCGCACCACAAAATGTGGTAATTTTTGGAACCGACAGCCAGTCTACCGCACTGGCCCATACCTTGTTTTCCCATGGATGGCGGGTGAAACTGGCCCAGCCAAGGGGTGGCTCCACCTTAGCCGGTTTAGAAAACAGCCCCCAGATACCTGTCCAGGTTGTGGACGGCTTTGATCGAAAATCCCTTGAAAAAATCCAATGCCAAACAGCAACGGCCATTGTTACCCTGCTAAGCGACAGGGAAAACCTGAATATCTGCGAAACCGCCTTTGAACATTTTGCGACTCAGACCCTGGTTGCCCGGCTCAATGACCGCAGCAACCTTAGCGCATTTGAGGATCTCAACGTATTGGTCGTGGATCCTTCCACGGCCATTATCGGATTGCTGGACAACTTTGTCCGGACGCCAGGAGCGGCTTCCCTGCTGATGGGATTTCAACGGGACCGGGATGTGACAGATGTAACAGTCCGCAACCCGGACCTTGAAGGCCTTTCCCTAAGAGACCTTCGCCTGCCCTTTGACTCGGTGATCATGGCGGTCCGGCGCAGGGGAACACTCTATGTTCCCCATGGGTTTACCCGACTGGAGTCCGGAGACCGGGTCACGGTCATGGGCACCACGGCAGCCTTAAAAGAAATTGCCCTGCGTTTTGACCGGCACGAGGGCCAGGCCGCTTTAAATCTAATGGAAAAGGCCGTACCTGAACAATTAAAACAGGATGGGAAAAAACCTTACCTTATTGAAAACGGACAAAAAGACCGGTTTGATCTTTTAGTGCAAAAGGCGGTGGTGGCTGATCTTAAACAGGAAATGGACCAAAATACCTTTTTTGAACAAGCCGCAAAACAGCTTAGCAAACAGGTGAACCTCTCTGCATCCACCCTGTTTGAAATGCTCACCCAAAGGGAAAACGAGATGACCACGGTGCTGGCCCCGGGACTTGCCATCCCCCACATTATCATTGAAGGAGAAAACCAATTTGGCATGCTGATCGTCAGGAACAAAAAGGGCATCATTTTTTCGCCCCAGGCCCCAAGAGTTCATGCCGCCTTTGTGCTGGTGGGAACACGGGATGAGCGCAATTTTCATCTTGAGGCTTTATCTGCCATCGCCAAGATTGTCATGGACCCGAGGTTTGACGATAAATGGCTCAGGGCGAGGTCTGTCAAAGCGCTCAAAGAACTACTCCTGAATGCCGACCGGGATCGCCGGCCGCCTGAATCCTGA
- a CDS encoding ABC transporter permease subunit: MLFRRIYQFLIVYCLGVVSLLAVKYAAGLSNYVIPGLALIFDTAHQMLAGYFLDVLNTLSVTVLGQMVSIFMAFFVGIIGRKSSWAGSFIKVMAYNIQAYPIVALAPIIFILIGDGFLSRLLIASMICYFPLLLSVLGIMASPIKDIEHFYIATGRMRWQLEVKIRAFENLNKLTTVIAGSATLAMAGTIVAEFIAADQGIGYSIRIALYQSDLARILVALFSIGIIISVYQGILETVGEQIKTKWFAPKGEDLI, from the coding sequence ATGCTGTTTAGACGAATCTACCAGTTTCTAATTGTCTATTGCTTAGGCGTTGTCAGCCTTTTAGCCGTCAAATATGCTGCCGGCCTGTCCAATTATGTTATCCCTGGTTTAGCGCTGATTTTTGATACGGCACACCAGATGCTGGCCGGCTATTTTCTTGACGTGCTCAACACTCTTTCCGTAACGGTGCTGGGCCAGATGGTTTCTATTTTCATGGCCTTTTTTGTGGGAATCATCGGCCGCAAATCATCCTGGGCAGGCTCGTTTATCAAAGTTATGGCATATAACATCCAGGCCTATCCCATTGTGGCCCTGGCCCCGATCATTTTTATTCTTATCGGGGACGGATTTTTATCCCGTCTGCTCATTGCCTCCATGATCTGTTATTTTCCTTTGCTCCTGTCGGTGTTGGGAATCATGGCCTCGCCCATAAAGGATATTGAACATTTTTACATAGCCACCGGCCGGATGCGCTGGCAGCTGGAAGTTAAAATCCGGGCCTTTGAAAATTTAAACAAGCTGACCACAGTAATTGCAGGCTCCGCTACATTGGCCATGGCCGGTACCATTGTGGCCGAGTTTATTGCCGCAGATCAAGGCATTGGTTACAGTATACGCATCGCCCTGTACCAAAGTGATCTTGCCCGCATTCTCGTGGCCCTGTTTTCCATCGGCATTATCATCTCGGTTTACCAGGGCATTCTGGAAACGGTAGGCGAACAGATTAAAACCAAATGGTTCGCGCCAAAGGGAGAAGAT